The proteins below come from a single Magnetococcales bacterium genomic window:
- the nuoN gene encoding NADH-quinone oxidoreductase subunit NuoN, whose translation MSVPMPEINLVPLLPEIVIALAALGLLLAGAWRDKLDGGSLVGYGSLLAILLAAYITWSGMGDDPVETFGGMFVGDAFASFMKMLMYVGALFPILMAWDAIQRLGLLSGEYFVLILFALLGGMIMASSGDFLSLYLGLEMMSLAIYVLAGYRRDDTLSNEAGLKYFVLGSMASGLFLYGVSLIYGGTGGITFTGVQEAMAVGGKEHLGIRLGVILVISGLAFKVAAAPFHMWSPDVYEGSPTPVTAFMTSLPKIAGFAALFRILPGAFESLHGQWGPVVQFLGILSMAVGAFAAIPQTNIKRMLAYSSVGHVGYALIGLVPGTAMGYRSILIYLAIYLFMNMGTFALILVLGRDGIGESIQDYRGLAHKRPVLAAVMALCMFSMAGIPPLAGFIGKLQVFMAAVRGGYVGVALVGVLFSAIAAYYYLRVVKVMYFEQPEAGFRMQVGGFSGVVLALSTFLILLWGIQPGRLLAWAEASITPFL comes from the coding sequence ATGTCCGTTCCCATGCCGGAGATCAACCTGGTTCCACTGTTGCCGGAAATCGTCATTGCCCTTGCAGCCCTGGGTCTGCTGCTCGCCGGAGCCTGGCGTGACAAACTGGATGGCGGCAGTCTGGTCGGTTACGGATCCCTGCTGGCCATCCTCCTGGCCGCCTACATTACCTGGAGCGGCATGGGTGATGATCCGGTCGAAACGTTCGGCGGCATGTTTGTCGGGGATGCATTTGCCTCCTTCATGAAAATGCTCATGTATGTGGGGGCGTTGTTTCCCATCCTCATGGCCTGGGATGCCATCCAGCGCCTTGGCTTGCTGAGTGGCGAATATTTTGTCCTGATCCTGTTTGCCCTCCTGGGCGGCATGATCATGGCCTCCAGTGGGGATTTCCTCTCCCTCTACCTCGGTCTGGAAATGATGTCGCTGGCCATCTATGTGCTGGCGGGCTATCGTCGCGACGATACCTTGTCCAATGAGGCCGGTTTGAAATATTTCGTCCTGGGTTCCATGGCTTCGGGGCTGTTCTTGTATGGTGTCAGCCTGATCTATGGAGGAACGGGTGGGATCACCTTCACCGGAGTGCAGGAGGCCATGGCGGTTGGCGGGAAAGAGCATCTGGGAATCCGGTTGGGGGTGATTCTGGTCATTTCCGGCCTGGCTTTCAAGGTGGCAGCGGCCCCGTTCCACATGTGGTCTCCGGATGTTTATGAAGGCTCCCCGACGCCCGTAACCGCGTTCATGACCTCCCTGCCCAAGATTGCCGGATTTGCTGCCCTGTTTCGGATTCTGCCCGGGGCGTTTGAATCCCTGCACGGGCAGTGGGGACCGGTTGTGCAATTTCTGGGTATCCTCTCCATGGCGGTTGGGGCTTTTGCCGCCATCCCGCAAACCAATATCAAGCGCATGCTGGCCTACTCCTCGGTCGGCCATGTGGGGTATGCCCTGATCGGTCTGGTTCCCGGCACGGCCATGGGCTATCGGAGTATCCTGATCTATCTGGCCATCTACCTGTTCATGAACATGGGAACCTTCGCCCTGATCCTGGTTCTCGGACGGGATGGCATCGGTGAATCCATCCAGGATTATCGCGGCCTTGCCCATAAACGGCCCGTTCTGGCCGCTGTCATGGCCCTCTGCATGTTTTCCATGGCCGGCATTCCACCCCTGGCCGGGTTTATCGGCAAATTGCAGGTTTTCATGGCCGCCGTGCGGGGGGGATATGTCGGTGTGGCCCTGGTGGGCGTTCTCTTTTCAGCCATCGCTGCCTACTACTATCTGCGGGTCGTCAAGGTGATGTACTTCGAGCAACCCGAAGCCGGATTCCGGATGCAGGTGGGGGGGTTCAGTGGTGTGGTCCTCGCCCTC